AGCAAGCGCCGCAGATCTGACCTGGCAGGACGGTGCTGCCGGAATTCAGGAAATCGGCACAAACGGTGACGATGCGTTCTGCTTCGACAACGAAACACCGCGTCACCGAGTGCTGTTACAGGAACACAGTCTCGCCAACCGTCTTGTAACCAACGCCGAGTATCGCGATTTCATTCGGGACGGGGCGTACAGCAATCCAGCACTGTGGTTGTCGGACGGCTGGAGCGTGATCAGTCAGCGCAACTGGCAACGCCCGCTGTACTGGAGCGAAGACCTAGAACACGAATTCACGCTGGCAGGCCAGCGGACGCTTGAGCTTCACGCGCCCGTCACACACATCAGTTATTACGAAGCCGATGCGTACGCACGCTGGGCGGGCGCCCGACTGCCACTGGAAGCGGAGTGGGAGACTGCCGCCGCTCAGCGGGAGATCGACGGTAATTTTCTCGACAACAATGTCTGGCACCCGGTCGCCGGAAACGGACAGTTTTTTGGCGATGTCTGGGAGTGGACCGCGTCACCGTACACGGCATACCCCGGCTTCAAACCGCTGGCGGGTTCGCTCGGTGAATACAACGGCAAGTTCATGTGCAACCAAATGACCGTGCGCGGCGGCTCCTGCGTGACATCACGCGAGCATATGCGAGCAAGCTATCGCAGCTTTTTTTATCCCGATGCACGCTGGCAGTTTCTGGGCCTGCGGCTGGCCAAGAACGCCGTGCCGGCGTAAGGAACACTCATGGCACAAGATGCGCCACCACTTGAACTGACCGAGCAGGACGCGACAGTCACTGACGATCTCGCAGAAATTCTGGAAGGGCTCAGTCGCCCGCAAAAAACACTGTCGCCGAAGTTCTTTTACGACGAGAAGGGCTCGTCGCTGTTCGAACAGATCACCGAATTGCCGGAGTACTACCCGACACAAACGGAACTGTCGATCATGCAGGACAAAGTGCACGAGATGGTGGCACTGATCGGCGCAGAAGCCAGCCTCATAGAGTTTGGCAGCGGTTCCAGTCTGAAGATTCGCCTGTTGCTGGAACACATGATCAGACCAGCTGCCTACGTTCCGGTCGATATATCCAAAGAGCACTTGCTGGCGTCGGCCGAAAGCCTGGCGGCTGATTTCCCGAACATAGAAATTCTGCCGGTTGCCGCGGATTTTACCCAGCCGTTTGCCTTGCCAAACCCGGTCATATCGCCCGTGCGGAATATCATCTACTTTCCCGGCTCGACCATCGGCAATTTTTCACCGGAAGACGCGAAGAGTCTGCTGGAAGTCATGCACCAGGAAGCAGGCGAGGGCGGCGCACTGCTCATCGGTGTTGATCTGCAGAAAAGCGTCGAGGTTCTGGAACGTGCTTACGATGACAGTGCCGGCATAACCGCCAGTTTCAATCTCAATTTGCTGCAGCGGCTGAACAACGAGTTCGGCGCAAACTTCGACATCGACGCCTTCGAACATGTGGCGCACTACAACAGCACCAAGAGTCGTATCGAGATGCACCTGAAGAGCCTGAAGGCCCAAACCGTGACGATTGGCGGCCGTCGATTCGAATTCGCCGCGGGCGAATTGCTGCACACCGAAAATTCACACAAGTACACGCTGGCAAGCTTCAGTAAACTTGCCAGCAGCGCAGGCTTCACAGTGCACACAGTCTGGATGGACGAGCGCGAGTACTTTTCCATTCAGTACTGCGTTCGAGACTGAGACTCAGGCGTTCGGCACGTATTCTTTCGGCTTGGCCGAACCTTCGCCGAAAAAGAATTTCTCCATTTCGGTTTCAATGAACTTGCGCGCTTCCGGCTCTATCGGCGTCAGGCGGTACTCGTTGATGAGCATCGTTTGGTGCGCGACCCATTGCTGCCACGCTTCCTTGCTCACGTTGTCATAGATGCGCTTGCCCAGATCGCCCGGGTACGGTGCGTAGTCAAGGCCTTCAGCGTCTTTTTTCAGCAGGATGCAGTGTACGATTCGTGACATGTCGAACAGGACCTTCTCAGTGCGTGATAGTCAATTGTGCCAGCAATTTGCTAACCGGTGCTGCCAGACCGACATTCAGCGGCTGATCCAGCGGGTACCAGGCGCCCGGCAGGTCCGCCACTGTACGTGATACGTCCGACAGTCGCACCGTGAGCGGCTGAATATCGAGATCGTAATGGCTGAAGCTGTGGCGCAATACCGGCCAGGGTTCCACGGTTTTTGCGCGGACATTGAGCCGCGTCTGCAGCCAGTCATCGACTTCTGCGGCGCTCGTTACCTCCGGCAAGCTCCACAAACCACCCCAGATCCCGCTGGGCGGACGCCGTTCCAGATAGACCGCATTGCCGTGCAGCGCGAGCAGCATGACCGTCGCCTTCTGCGGTCGCCGCTGCTTCGGTTTGCGCCCCGGGTAGTCAGCCTGCGAGTCGCTGGCGTACGCCTGGCATTCCGTACCCAGCGGGCAATCACCACAGCGTGGTCGGCTGCGCGTACACAAGGTTGCACCCAGATCCATGATCGCCTGGGTATAGTCGGCCACCCTTGATTCCGGCGTATGCTGTTCTGCCTTGTCCCACAACGCGGCCGCAACGGCCGTCCTGCCGGGCCAGCCCTCAATGGCGTGATAACGCGCCAATACCCGCTTGACGTTGCCGTCCAGAATCGCATGGCGTTCGCCTCGCGACAGCGCCAGAATCGCACCAGCCGTGGACCGACCGATACCGGGTAACGCGACGACGTCGTCAAAGCGTTGCGGAAACTCTCCTCCGTATTGCTCGCAAACCGTCACCGCTGTTTTGTGCAGATTGCGGCAACGAGCGTAATAGCCGAGGCCCGACCAGTGATGCAACACCTCGTCGACGGGTGCTGCCGCCAATCGCGCGATATCAGGATACGACTGCATGAACCGGGTGTAGTAGGGGATGACAGTCGCAACCTGAGTCTGCTGCAACATGATTTCTGAGACCCAGACCCGGTAGGGCGTCGCTGGCTGTTGCCACGGCAGGTCATGTCGCCCGTGCAGGTCGAACCAGGTTAACAAATGATCGGCGAAGGTTTTCACGGCGTCATTGTCTGCTCGCCCGCGCGACAAAGAAAGCCGGGCAGAGCCTTGATCCGTTAAGGCTTGGGTTCTTTGCCCTGTGCGACGGCCTCGATGCGATCGACAGCGTCGATACCACCGGCGCGAAGTACCCGTTTGATCACGAACGGGCCGACGACCGGCGGCACCCAGAATGCCGGTTCCAGTTCAAAGTAGTAGGTCATCACGGTGCCGTCACCGTCGTCCTGCAGCACCCAGCGTTCGCGACTGAAATTGAAGTCACTGCGGTCGCGGTGCGCAATCGCGATGATTTCTGAGGGTGGGTTGAGAATCAGGTGACCGGTGCGCTGCATCGACTTGCAAAACAGCAATACGCAGCCTTCCATGCGCGTAAAAAAACGCGGTCGTCCGGCACTGTCCGGCGCCAGGTTGCGGGTCTCGACAAACGCGGAGGTGAACTTTTCGAACAGGTCGTAATTGGTCAGTACCCGGTACAGATCGGCCCGCCCGACATTGAACCGCGCTCTCGATTCAAGCCGATAACGATCGTTCTTGAACTCGACGGTGACTTCCTGCAGGTCTGCACCAGCTACCGGCGACTGCACAGCAAGCAATACCAATGCCGCCAGCAACAAGCCGGCGCAGGCACGGGCAGAGTAATGCGCGGTCTTATCTCTCAAGCAGTTTCTTCAGCCGGTCTTTAAGCTGGTCCTCTGCGCTCTTTTCTTCCGCGGGCTCAGTGCTTTCAGCCTCAGTATCCTCGGCCGATTCACCTGCCGAGGCGTCCGCAGGCGGTGCGATGCGGTCGAGCAACCTCTGGCGCAGCTCATCGCCTTTTTCCTTGAGCGAGTCCTCCACTTCTTTGCGGAACATCGCTTCGATATCCGGTCGTACGCTGGGGTCGGTCAACGGCCCGCGAACACGAACGGGTATCAAGGCCTCGGTGAACTCGGACAATTCGGCATCGCTGGCACCGCGCACGAACTCCGGACGCTCCAGTACCCGGGCTTGCAATGCGTAGTCGATCTCACCGGCCACAAGATTTACAACACCGTTGCCGGTCAGTTGCAGGAACGGCATCTCTGCCAGCAAATCGTTGTTGCTGAATACGCCGTCGGTGACGGTGCCTGTCGCCTTCACCGAGCTGAACTCGGTCTGCACCGGCGTTTTTGCCGGTGGCGGCTCTTCGCGTTTGTACAGGGCGCGCGCCGTGCGCAATTGCTGCCACATATCCACGCCCTGCCAGGCACCATCGGCCAGCTCGAAGGACATGCTGCCATTCAGATTCTGGCGCATGGCAGACAGCGTCTTGCCACGTGCGGTCAGCGCGAAGCGGCCGTCGATGCTGCCTGTGATGTTGTCGCGCTCGAACATTGCCTGCGCCAGCGGTGTCAGGCTGACGCCGGTGAGCTGTTCGTTCAACGACAACAAGGGCGTCTCGCCGGAAGCGTCGATACGAACGTCGCCCGAGTAAGTGCCATCAAAAAGCTCAGCGGAGAGCGGGTTGAGCTGCAACTTGCCGCCGCTGACGTTCAGGCCAAGCTGCATGTTGGTAAAGCGCATGCCGGACAGCGTGGCTTCAGCCAGCCGCAGGTTGCCGCGGGCATTGAGGCTCCGGATCATTTCGACGGGAATTTCGAAATCGTCGGCTGTGGCTGA
The DNA window shown above is from Woeseia oceani and carries:
- the egtB gene encoding ergothioneine biosynthesis protein EgtB, with product MLPDREAASRRHTPEALLARYQRVRRTTERLCSTLVPEDFVVQSMPDVSPTKWHLAHVSWFFERFVLEHFDSQYRRYNESFHYLFNSYYFSVGQMYARPKRGLLSRPTVAEIRQYRQHVDEQMQELIMRRAGDPELVQRTTLGLHHEQQHQELLLTDIKHVFSCNPLLPAVNSGLTIPPEASAADLTWQDGAAGIQEIGTNGDDAFCFDNETPRHRVLLQEHSLANRLVTNAEYRDFIRDGAYSNPALWLSDGWSVISQRNWQRPLYWSEDLEHEFTLAGQRTLELHAPVTHISYYEADAYARWAGARLPLEAEWETAAAQREIDGNFLDNNVWHPVAGNGQFFGDVWEWTASPYTAYPGFKPLAGSLGEYNGKFMCNQMTVRGGSCVTSREHMRASYRSFFYPDARWQFLGLRLAKNAVPA
- the egtD gene encoding L-histidine N(alpha)-methyltransferase — its product is MAQDAPPLELTEQDATVTDDLAEILEGLSRPQKTLSPKFFYDEKGSSLFEQITELPEYYPTQTELSIMQDKVHEMVALIGAEASLIEFGSGSSLKIRLLLEHMIRPAAYVPVDISKEHLLASAESLAADFPNIEILPVAADFTQPFALPNPVISPVRNIIYFPGSTIGNFSPEDAKSLLEVMHQEAGEGGALLIGVDLQKSVEVLERAYDDSAGITASFNLNLLQRLNNEFGANFDIDAFEHVAHYNSTKSRIEMHLKSLKAQTVTIGGRRFEFAAGELLHTENSHKYTLASFSKLASSAGFTVHTVWMDEREYFSIQYCVRD
- a CDS encoding oxidative damage protection protein; translated protein: MSRIVHCILLKKDAEGLDYAPYPGDLGKRIYDNVSKEAWQQWVAHQTMLINEYRLTPIEPEARKFIETEMEKFFFGEGSAKPKEYVPNA
- the mutY gene encoding A/G-specific adenine glycosylase, producing the protein MKTFADHLLTWFDLHGRHDLPWQQPATPYRVWVSEIMLQQTQVATVIPYYTRFMQSYPDIARLAAAPVDEVLHHWSGLGYYARCRNLHKTAVTVCEQYGGEFPQRFDDVVALPGIGRSTAGAILALSRGERHAILDGNVKRVLARYHAIEGWPGRTAVAAALWDKAEQHTPESRVADYTQAIMDLGATLCTRSRPRCGDCPLGTECQAYASDSQADYPGRKPKQRRPQKATVMLLALHGNAVYLERRPPSGIWGGLWSLPEVTSAAEVDDWLQTRLNVRAKTVEPWPVLRHSFSHYDLDIQPLTVRLSDVSRTVADLPGAWYPLDQPLNVGLAAPVSKLLAQLTITH
- a CDS encoding SRPBCC family protein, with the protein product MRDKTAHYSARACAGLLLAALVLLAVQSPVAGADLQEVTVEFKNDRYRLESRARFNVGRADLYRVLTNYDLFEKFTSAFVETRNLAPDSAGRPRFFTRMEGCVLLFCKSMQRTGHLILNPPSEIIAIAHRDRSDFNFSRERWVLQDDGDGTVMTYYFELEPAFWVPPVVGPFVIKRVLRAGGIDAVDRIEAVAQGKEPKP